GCTACTCTGGATATGTGGCCGGCGTTATTTTTGAAAAACACCTATGAAGTACGGGCAATTTTGGTATTTGGGTTTTTGAGCAAGAAAAAGGCCCCGGCGTCTGCTGGGGCCTTTGCGTTTAGTTCGCCTAGTTCGCCATTGGCGGCGTATAGAAGCGCCAATGCGTCTCGAAATCCTTGGCCGGCGCCTGGTTGGTGAGGATCGCGCGAACCATCTCGACGGGTAGGTTGTTCTCGTGGAGGACGGCGTCGTGGTATTGTTTAAAGGTCATTTTGCCGCTGTCGACGAGTTCGTGTTTGAGGGCCTCGAACTGAAGACCGCCGATCATATAGGCCACCTGGTAGAGCGGGCTGTACCCGCCGACAAAGGAGCGCCGGACCTCGCCCTCGGCATTGGCGCGCTCGTGACCCACGCGGTCGACGAGGAAGTCGATGCATTGTTGTGGCGTCCACTTACCGGTATGGTAGTTGAGGGAAAAAATTATCCGGGCGCAGCGGTGCATCCGCCAGAAAAGCATCCCGATGCGGTCTTCGGGGGAGCGGGGGAAGCCCTGGGCCCACAGCAGTCGTTCCCAATAGAGGGCCCAGCCTTCGGTCCAGAATGGCGTTTCGAAGTGCCGGTAGGTCTTATAGTGTTCGCAGCTGAATTGCTGGAGGTAGTGACCCGCGATGAGCTCATGGTGGACGGTGGCCCGGCTGAAATGGGGGTTGTTCCCGCGCATGCTCATCATCCGGTCGTCGTAGTTCATGGTGTTGGTAGGGTAGGAGATACTGAATTCTTCACCTCCGTAGAAAAAGGGATTGATCAGTTGTTGCCGCGGGCTCATCATGACCATCCGCCAGGTTTCGTCCGCCAAGGGCGGGATCGTGACGAGGTCCTTGTCTTTTAGAAAAGCAATGGATTCGTTATAGAGCTCCATCATCGCCCCGGGCTGGTCTCCGGGGGTGACATACGTATTTTTTACTTTTTCCAGGGCAGCCTTCCAGTTGTCGCCAAATCCCAGCTCCCTGGAGGCCTTGAGCATTTCCTTGTCGCACCAGGCGAATTCCTTGTTCGCGATGTCGATGAGCTCCTCGGGTGTATAGGGGATCATTTCATAACGGAGCTGGCGGACAATCTCGTCACGGCCGATGGGATTGCCCACGATGCCGCTCGAATCCTTTTGGAGGCTTTTGGCTTCCAGTTTGTGTCCGAAAGCGGTGGCATACACCTCCAGGCTGCTGTCCAGCGCCCGGTAGGGGAGGGGGACCCACCAGCTGAAGTCGGGGTCGTACCCGTTGTAGAATTTAAAAACGCTGCCCGCGGCATATTTCAGCCCCTCGATGATGCTTTGTGCGGAGCGGACATCGGCCACCCCGATGCCGGGGTCCGCGGCCAGCCTTGTTTCGAGGGTGTGGAGCTGGCGGGTGATCCGGTCGAAGTCGGCCGCCACCAGGCGGGCGTCCGGCTTTGCGCCCCTTCTCCTGGCCTTTTCCATGGCATACAAGGTGTCGGCAAAAGGGAACCAGGTGTCATGCAAACCGCGGTAGGCTCGCGCTTCCTCGTCGTAACGGTGGATTTCTTCGTTCAGGTCCCGGCGGAAAAGGATATAGTCCACCTTGCAACCGGTGGACAGGGCGTTATAATCCGTGGCTTCCAGTTTGCCGAGGTACGCTTTGCAGAGTTCCTGGTAGCGCTTGCCGCGTTCCGGGGACATCTCCACGAAATAGAACCGGTCCAGGGCGGCGTGGTCGGCCTGGAAGAGCTGGATGAGCTCCGGCATCTGGGTACAGGGGAGGTAAACATCCGCCTGGGCGCGACTAACGCCAGGCAGGAGCGCGGCAACGAGCACGGCCACGAACAATCGTATCATAAGAGAGGGTTTTACGAGAACCTGTCCGCGCGGAACGCGTCCACCGCCACTTCCGGCATCCGCCCTTCCGCCATGTCGGCAATCACCTTGCCGGTGGCGGGCCCCAGGCTGAGTCCCATCATGGAGTGCCCCCCGGCGACCAGGAGGTTGTCCGTTCCTTTGGCGGGGCCGATATAGGGCAATCCGTCCGGGGAGCAAGGACGGAAGCCATACCAGACGTCCTTTTCCGAAGGAACCTCCAGGCGGATGCCCGGGAAGTAGGTCGAGACGGAAGACACGATGGCCTCGACCCGGTTCATCCGGATTTTGTCATTGACCTTATCGATCTCCATGGTACCCCCATAGCGCATCTTGCCGGCCATGGGCGTGATGGCGACCCTGGCTTCGCAGAGGATCGCCGGGATGTTCAACAACGTGATGGGGTTGTCGAGGGTAAAGGAATAGCCTTTGCCCGGCATAAGGGGGATGGAAACCCCTGCCATGGCAGCGAGTCCCGGTAGCCAGGACCCCCCGGTGAGGACGAATTTGTCAGCGGTGTACCGGTCGCGGGTGGTTTGAACGGCCGCCACGCGGCTCCCCGAACGCTCGATACCCGTGACTGGGGCGTCCAATTCAAAAGTCACCCCCGCCCCGCGCAGCGCCCCGATCAACTGCGGCATGAGCCGGTTGGGATAAAGGTGGGCGTCGCAGCGGTAGTGCACGGCGCCTAAGATGTCCAAATCCAGACCGGGTTCCAGGGCCTGTACGGCGGCGGGTTCCAGGGCTTCGACGTCCAGGCCCATCCGGCGGGCCTGTATACCCAGGTGGATTTCTTCCTCGGCGACCCTGGGGGTTTTAAAGTACATGAGGATCCCCTTCTTTTCGAGCGCAAAGTCGAACCCCGGCTCCTGCGCCAGGGTTTCGTAGAGTTGTTTGCTATAGACGTTCAGGTCCCGGAGGTAAGGTCCGGAGCGCTCCACGTGTTCACGGGTGGCGCTCCGCATAAATTTCCAGCCCCAGGAAACCAGGGCCGGGTTCAAAGAAGGCTTTATGTAAAACGGGCTGCTGGAGTCAAACATCCATTTGATCCCCTGCATCACCATCCCGGGTGCGGCCAGGGGAACGAAATGGCTGGGGACGATCATGCCCAGGTTGCCGTAGGAACAATTGTCTTTCAGGTCGGACCGGTCCAGCACGGTCACGTCCCATCCTGCCTTGCGCAGGTACCAGGCCGAGCAAAGCCCGGTGATACCGCCGCCGATAACCACTGCCTTCATTGCTTATAGTACTTGGAACCCGTAGGCATAAGGATCGTCCTCCGGGTCTATGGTGATCGTATTGTATCCGTAAATCCTTGCCCAGCCTTCGATGCTGGGGATCATGGCGGGCCGTCCCCCGACCGTGGTCACGCCTTCTACTTTCCCCGTAAAACGCGAACCGATGATGCTTTCGTGGATAAAGGTATCTCCCTCTTTGAGTTTCCCCTTGGCGAACCACTGCGCCATGCGCGCGGAGGTGCCGGTGCCGCAGGGGCTCCGGTCGATGGCCTTGTCCCCGTAAAAGACCGCGTTGCGCGCGGTAGAGGTGGGGTCGAGCACATCGCCTGTCCAGAGGATATGCGAACAACCGCGGATGGTATCGTTATCGGGATGCACAAAAGTATGGGCGGCGTTGATCCGGTCGCGCATCACCTTCGACCAGGCGATGAGCTGACCGGCGCTATAGTCCTGCAGCCCTTTGAAGTTCTCCTGGGGGTCGACGATCGCGTAGAAATTCCCGCCATAGCTGACGTCCACGTGGAGCAGGCCCAGGTCGGGACATTCCACGGGGATACGTTCGGCCGCCAGAAAGGAGGCGACGTTTGTCAGCTTGACGCTCTTTACTTTTTTCCCTTCCTGTTTGTACTCGATCAACACAAGACCGGCCGGCGCTTCCATCCGGACCACACCCGGGATGCGGGGGACGATCAGTCCTTCCTCGATCGCGATCGTGATGGTCCCGATGGTCCCGTGTCCGCACATCGGCAGACAGCCGCTGGTTTCGATAAAAAGGACCGCCACGTCGTTGGCAGGGTCGTGGGGCGGGTAAAGAATGCTCCCGCTCATCATGTCGTGCCCCCTGGGCTCGAACATAAGCCCCTTGCGGATCCAGTCATACTCCTTTAGAAAGTGCTGGCGCTTCTCGCTCATGTTGCGGCCTTCCAGGACAGGGCCGCCCCCGGCCACCAGGCGCACCGGGTTACCGCACGTATGTGCGTCTACACAGAAAAACGTTTTCTTCATACTGTGGCGCTTTCGACTACATGGAGATAGTCGGGCAGAGCGGGCCTGTTGGCCAGCGCCTCATCAATAATAGCCAAAACTTCTTTCTTTTCCGCGCCTTCGGGTACCAAACGGGGCGCGCGGACGATTTCGGATCCGATCCCGGTCCGGGTGGCAGCCAGCTTGATGTATTGCACCAGCTTCGGGTGGATGTCGAGTTCCAGGACGGGCAGGAACCAGCGGTAGATCTCCACGGCCTCGGCGATACGGCCGGCCTTGACCAGGCGGTAGATCGCGACGGTTTCGCGGGGGAAGGC
This region of Dinghuibacter silviterrae genomic DNA includes:
- a CDS encoding DUF885 family protein; protein product: MIRLFVAVLVAALLPGVSRAQADVYLPCTQMPELIQLFQADHAALDRFYFVEMSPERGKRYQELCKAYLGKLEATDYNALSTGCKVDYILFRRDLNEEIHRYDEEARAYRGLHDTWFPFADTLYAMEKARRRGAKPDARLVAADFDRITRQLHTLETRLAADPGIGVADVRSAQSIIEGLKYAAGSVFKFYNGYDPDFSWWVPLPYRALDSSLEVYATAFGHKLEAKSLQKDSSGIVGNPIGRDEIVRQLRYEMIPYTPEELIDIANKEFAWCDKEMLKASRELGFGDNWKAALEKVKNTYVTPGDQPGAMMELYNESIAFLKDKDLVTIPPLADETWRMVMMSPRQQLINPFFYGGEEFSISYPTNTMNYDDRMMSMRGNNPHFSRATVHHELIAGHYLQQFSCEHYKTYRHFETPFWTEGWALYWERLLWAQGFPRSPEDRIGMLFWRMHRCARIIFSLNYHTGKWTPQQCIDFLVDRVGHERANAEGEVRRSFVGGYSPLYQVAYMIGGLQFEALKHELVDSGKMTFKQYHDAVLHENNLPVEMVRAILTNQAPAKDFETHWRFYTPPMAN
- a CDS encoding 4-hydroxyproline epimerase, which encodes MKKTFFCVDAHTCGNPVRLVAGGGPVLEGRNMSEKRQHFLKEYDWIRKGLMFEPRGHDMMSGSILYPPHDPANDVAVLFIETSGCLPMCGHGTIGTITIAIEEGLIVPRIPGVVRMEAPAGLVLIEYKQEGKKVKSVKLTNVASFLAAERIPVECPDLGLLHVDVSYGGNFYAIVDPQENFKGLQDYSAGQLIAWSKVMRDRINAAHTFVHPDNDTIRGCSHILWTGDVLDPTSTARNAVFYGDKAIDRSPCGTGTSARMAQWFAKGKLKEGDTFIHESIIGSRFTGKVEGVTTVGGRPAMIPSIEGWARIYGYNTITIDPEDDPYAYGFQVL
- a CDS encoding NAD(P)/FAD-dependent oxidoreductase, giving the protein MKAVVIGGGITGLCSAWYLRKAGWDVTVLDRSDLKDNCSYGNLGMIVPSHFVPLAAPGMVMQGIKWMFDSSSPFYIKPSLNPALVSWGWKFMRSATREHVERSGPYLRDLNVYSKQLYETLAQEPGFDFALEKKGILMYFKTPRVAEEEIHLGIQARRMGLDVEALEPAAVQALEPGLDLDILGAVHYRCDAHLYPNRLMPQLIGALRGAGVTFELDAPVTGIERSGSRVAAVQTTRDRYTADKFVLTGGSWLPGLAAMAGVSIPLMPGKGYSFTLDNPITLLNIPAILCEARVAITPMAGKMRYGGTMEIDKVNDKIRMNRVEAIVSSVSTYFPGIRLEVPSEKDVWYGFRPCSPDGLPYIGPAKGTDNLLVAGGHSMMGLSLGPATGKVIADMAEGRMPEVAVDAFRADRFS